The Sorangiineae bacterium MSr11367 genome window below encodes:
- a CDS encoding alginate export family protein: protein MLNASALRAAPPEAVPGGRLGRPGTPQMIRWTEDWTAPPSEDASLLDRIRHIPIHGDSTYLSIGGEARYYYTHNTHTELGTLENDGNYGLAERFRLIADLHVGPAFRIFTEVGTDQEYGEKILTPPNESGPDLRQAFLDGRVPLDGAGSLTIRLGRFEMPLGSGKLVSIRDLNVRRLFNGVRATYTLPGILRVDGFDVRPVLLLDQPFDDGSVAGQSFRGIYATVFLKALKLPLSFDSYIYRFERDQARMHGVAGADKRNTYGVRLYGQSHGLDYDLELVGQSGTFADMGIRAWAVLSEGGYTLDEIPSTPRVFIRANAFSGDRSASDRMVNTFVAVSPKAPLFTGADVGWFTFSNVVDAFPGLTSNPIPQVELTLGPQFFWRQTSNDGLYTMGGFPLALHPSSSRFLGTSFNLEADWRVNRYLLLQLFATYLALSDAARSAGGMSASFVGFLVQFRF from the coding sequence ATGCTGAATGCGTCCGCGCTTCGTGCTGCGCCGCCGGAGGCGGTGCCCGGCGGGAGGCTGGGGCGGCCGGGCACGCCACAAATGATTCGCTGGACCGAAGATTGGACGGCGCCGCCGTCCGAGGATGCATCCCTGTTGGATCGCATTCGGCATATCCCAATTCATGGCGACAGCACCTATCTCTCCATCGGTGGAGAGGCGCGGTATTATTATACCCATAACACGCACACGGAGCTGGGAACGCTCGAGAACGACGGGAACTACGGTCTCGCAGAGCGGTTTCGCCTGATTGCAGATTTGCACGTGGGTCCCGCCTTCCGTATTTTCACGGAGGTGGGGACCGATCAGGAATACGGCGAAAAAATCCTGACGCCGCCCAATGAGAGCGGCCCCGACCTGCGGCAGGCTTTTCTCGACGGCCGCGTGCCCCTGGACGGAGCGGGCAGCCTGACGATTCGTCTCGGGCGATTCGAAATGCCATTAGGTAGTGGCAAGTTGGTGAGCATACGTGATCTCAACGTGCGCCGGCTCTTCAATGGTGTCCGCGCGACATATACGCTGCCGGGCATCTTGCGCGTCGACGGATTCGACGTGCGGCCCGTGTTGTTGCTGGACCAGCCCTTCGACGATGGTTCGGTCGCCGGACAAAGCTTCAGAGGGATTTACGCCACCGTTTTCCTGAAGGCTTTGAAGCTGCCATTGTCGTTCGACAGCTACATTTATCGCTTCGAACGCGACCAGGCGCGCATGCACGGTGTGGCCGGCGCCGACAAGCGAAATACCTATGGCGTGCGGCTGTACGGCCAAAGCCACGGGCTGGATTACGATCTGGAGCTGGTCGGCCAGAGCGGAACCTTTGCCGACATGGGGATACGGGCCTGGGCGGTGCTGTCCGAAGGTGGATACACGTTGGACGAAATCCCATCGACGCCGCGGGTCTTCATTCGCGCAAACGCGTTCAGCGGGGATCGTTCCGCGAGCGATCGGATGGTCAACACGTTCGTCGCCGTGAGCCCGAAAGCGCCGCTGTTCACCGGAGCCGACGTGGGGTGGTTCACGTTCTCGAACGTCGTCGATGCGTTTCCCGGGTTGACCTCGAATCCGATCCCGCAAGTGGAGCTTACCCTCGGTCCGCAGTTTTTCTGGCGTCAGACCAGCAACGACGGCCTTTACACCATGGGCGGCTTTCCGCTCGCGCTCCATCCCAGCTCGAGCCGCTTCCTCGGAACCTCGTTCAACCTCGAGGCGGATTGGAGGGTGAACCGGTATTTGCTGCTGCAGCTATTTGCGACGTACCTCGCCCTGAGCGACGCCGCGCGCTCCGCAGGCGGAATGAGTGCCAGCTTCGTCGGGTTCCTGGTCCAGTTTCGCTTTTGA